Within Chitinivorax sp. PXF-14, the genomic segment CGCAGGGAGGACTTTCCGCAACCGGCCGTTCGATGCGGCACCGATGGCCTTCGCGCAGGGGTAGTGAATCCGCCAGGATTGACTTGCGCTGCCCTACCTCTCACTAGTGAGGGGCGGCAGCGCATCAAGCGGTGAGCGCACTCCGGCACCGCCAACTTTCAGCACATGCGTGTAAATCATCGTCGTAGAGACGTCGGAATGGCCGAGCAGATCCTGCACGGTTCGAATGTCGTAACCGCTGCGGAGCAAGGCCGTCGCGAACGAGTGGCGGAGGGTGTGCGGTGTGGCGGGCTTCGTGATGCCTGCTTGTTCTACGGCACGTTTGAAGGCGCGCTGAAAGGTCTGGTCATACATGTGATGGCGACGCACGACACCGCTCCGTGGATCGGTCGAATGCGTGTGCTGCGCAAAAACCCAGAACCACGGCCAGGAATGCCCGGCGCGCGGATACTTCCGC encodes:
- the intI1 gene encoding class 1 integron integrase IntI1, encoding QEIGRPRPSRRLPVVLTPDEVVRILGFLEGEHRLFAQLLYGTGMRISEGLQLRVKDLDFDHGTIIVREGKGSKDRALMLPESLAPSLREQLSRARAWWLKDQAEGRSGVALPDALERKYPRAGHSWPWFWVFAQHTHSTDPRSGVVRRHHMYDQTFQRAFKRAVEQAGITKPATPHTLRHSFATALLRSGYDIRTVQDLLGHSDVSTTMIYTHVLKVGGAGVRSPLDALPPLTSER